A single region of the Theileria annulata chromosome 4, complete sequence, *** SEQUENCING IN PROGRESS *** genome encodes:
- a CDS encoding uncharacterized protein (Tap349h10.p1c.C.cand.232 - score = 10.97;~1 probable transmembrane helix predicted for TA07230 by TMHMM2.0 at aa 181-203;~Signal peptide predicted for TA07230 by SignalP 2.0 HMM (Signal peptide probability 0.643, signal anchor probability 0.000) with cleavage site probability 0.548 between residues 17 and 18), which produces MKIKILFIILIINFIKCIDDKTIILSTKNIENLNSLQLLTPIRKYDSDIYIIASVNVDGKYGMELKKENFIPLGLNYIEFQENCETLRKLINDTFERISFDFIDNNTTIQQIQSGLWFYIPLLNHNSLEEFVKLIEKKDEKNVTMLITHCDLLDTKNLKKPLEIEDELKQEKEELKTTPMIFQQLLVMFFFIIILFFGLSFSLNIKTPSSLLTPQQTKTKLI; this is translated from the exons atgaaaattaaaatattatttataattttaataattaattttattaaatgtattgatgataaaactataattttatcaacaaaaaatattgaaaatttgaATTCTTTACAACTTTTAACACCAATACGAAAATATGATTCtgatatttatattatcgCATCAGTTAATG tTGATGGTAAATATGGTATGGAATTGAAGAAAGAGAATTTTATTCCATTAGgacttaattatatagaatTTCAAGAAAATTGTGAAACATTACGTAAACTAATTAATGATACATTTGAAAGAATTagttttgattttatagataataatactacAATACAACAAATTCAATCTGGATTATGGTTTTATATAccattattaaatcataatTCAT tggaagaatttgttaaattaattgaaaaaaaAGATGAGAAGAATGTAACAATGTTAATAACACATTGTGATTTATTGGATACgaaaaatttgaaaaaacCTTTAGAAATTGAAGATGAACTTAAACAAGAAAAGGaagaattaaaaacaaCACCAATGATCTTCCAACAATTATTAGTCATGTtttttttcattatcaTATTATTCTTTGGTCTctcattttcattaaatattaaaactcCATCATCACTTCTTACTCCACAACAAACTAAAACCAAActcatttaa
- a CDS encoding uncharacterized protein (Tap349h10.p1c.C.cand.231 - score = 14.82) gives MMEQYEDPFMDTDDNIYGDSDNDWFKNISESDLKKISDQYVEYLRFIKDNWSSCHASKILNNKLIRYITPRFRQLSAPLRVRILTSFLYIKEHLRLECQKQLLKILKFSETDANEWVRKMGKLVKPYINTGMIDLRLIDTETAFRIITFLDEKLLESGCDEYIRKPGIDEVHICNPNEFDFENKNKNSKDDEYTLYTPRHNFDFLGETLIKKALITLKESYNQQ, from the exons ATGATGGAACAATATGAAGATCCATTTATGGATACAgatgataatatatatggAGATAGTGATAATGATTGGTTTAAGAATATAAGTGAATCGGatttgaagaaaataagTGATCAATATGTAGAATATTTGAGATTTATTAAGGATAATTGGTCATCATGTCATGCTTCAAagatattaaataataaattaattagataTATTACTCCTAGATTTAGGCAACTATCTGCTCCGTTAAGGGTTAGAATATTAACATCATTTctatatataaaagaaCATTTG agATTAGAATGTcaaaaacaattattaaaaatacttaAATTCTCCGAAACTGATGCTAATGAATGGGTTAGAAAAATGGGCAAATTAGTG AAACCATATATAAATACTGGAATGATTGATTTAAGACTTATTGATACAGAAACAGCATTTCGTATTATTACATTTCttgatgaaaaattat TGGAATCTGGATGTGatgaatatattagaaAGCCTGGAATTGATGAAGTACATATTTGTAATCcaaatgaatttgattttgaaaataaaaataaaaactCAAAAGATGATGAATATACACTTTATACACCTAGACATAATTTCGATTTTCTAGGTGAAACTCTAATTAAAAAAGCTTTAATTACACTTAAAGAATCATATAATcaacaataa
- a CDS encoding histone H2B (variant 1), putative (Tap349h10.p1c.cand.7 - score = 10.26): MSGKVPSSKSHAAKKTAGKTLGVRYRRKKRVESFSLYIYKVLKQVHPETGVSKKSMSIMNSFINDVFDRLALEATRLIRYNKKSTLSSREVQTAVRLLLPGELSKHAVSEGTKAVTKYTTSGV, from the coding sequence atGTCTGGAAAAGTACCATCATCAAAATCTCATGCCGCTAAGAAAACTGCTGGAAAAACTCTTGGAGTAAGATACCGTAGGAAGAAGCGTGTTGAGTCATTTTCACTTTACATATACAAGGTCTTGAAACAGGTGCACCCTGAAACTGGTGTGAGTAAGAAGAGCATGAGCATCATGAACTCCTTTATCAATGATGTATTCGACCGTCTTGCACTTGAAGCTACTAGACTCATTAGGTATAATAAGAAAAGCACACTTAGCTCTCGTGAAGTACAAACTGCTGTAAGACTTCTTCTACCAGGTGAACTTTCAAAACATGCCGTATCAGAAGGAACTAAAGCCGTTACTAAATACACTACATCTGGAGTCTAA
- a CDS encoding uncharacterized protein (Tap349h10.p1c.C.cand.230 - score = 52.36) yields the protein MSNPRALSTPEHSFSGPKDAENLNQKITDVIMTQESKTPKNVTLDKLEQNNDSFADFFCLDPQLIDSIDQYLYNSNNSIDSANFNTIHTPILTPNNSNSINNNNNSINNNNNSINNINNNLSDNVNNKNNEIEDDIIRKGSRKLFIDDILENVKTLDSMDKNSLKNNNLDLEITSTPDDKIDDIEFNLSHSRKISKEIDSDNEITDTSNTSVTVSGTTATNNKGTSKDSITQDTKGIISTNTNTKEAPFGAEGTGGCGPHTVTEEEESDEDEDYFEECIICSESMRNELKNEIGILDECFHIFCFKCIKTWADRTNLCPICRREFTYIRKINLYYIQYLIDHNKSIINNNITTNTFLSNNSSVTVTGPPNSNGPGTKATEVTNINSTTNTTGTTGKRANSTATECTTPGKGANSMGTECTTEKIPNTFAVVTNSRESGTFSVDTNTKDTTGAVGASTVTGELDIFELFKYNINSNSITSNNSTTVTGGKKLICNRKNKISRLKKIINVNRNWYDLIPSNVIRVQKRKLKSDEDDEGCQICGNDDNWNQQLLCDICDKGYHTYCLNPPLTTIPETSWYCQLCLSNRPELCNSSVTVTGTTASTVVPGTSNTTTTEVTNTNNNNTSTNTTITSSSINNRSSRSSRRNSVDRNSISDLEDENMEMRLNLLSQVYRNLNKTKRTKKSNSSVMVTGTTGTSTGTGTTRNRTKSTNTTPNTNNNTNSSSNKSTKSKKKSNKNQKTTKSSTSSNSVSTSSSSRNNINKITNVEEMYSVINNKRIDELIQESIDTIDNYLINNINNTPKAITTPGKGANYTFGTKGKGANDTFSTMGKGANFMGTKCTTTNTSNNSTTNNNTRMNLFNTRYPNTFTTNTSTSYTNRNINMRNNSFNRNFNSMRNSNTGIRNTNSMRNNNFTNRNNNNFTNRNINTGYTNRNTNNMSMNEMDDKKYTSFIYRYKTINEEYGNSTSSNIINNKNDKSEPHINGNTVKYLF from the coding sequence ATGTCGAATCCTCGGGCATTATCTACTCCTGAGCATTCTTTTTCAGGTCCAAAAGACGCCGAAAATTTAAACCAGAAAATTACTGATGTAATTATGACCCAAGAGTCCAAAACACCAAAAAATGTCACACTCGACAAACTCGAACAAAATAATGATAGTTTTGCTGATTTTTTCTGCCTAGATCCACAACTTATTGATTCTATAGatcaatatttatataatagtaataattcTATAGATAGTGctaattttaataccaTTCATACACCCATTCTCACACctaataattctaattcaattaataataacaataattccatcaataataataataattcaattaataatattaataataatttatcgGATAATGTgaataataagaataatgAGATTGAAGATGATATAATAAGAAAAGGATcaagaaaattatttattgatgATATTTTGGAAAATGTAAAGACTTTAGATTCTATGGATAAAAATAGtcttaaaaataataatttggatcTTGAAATTACATCAACTCCTgatgataaaattgatgatattgaatttaatCTTTCACACTCCAGGAAAATTAGTAAAGAAATTGATTCAGATAATGAAATTACTGATACTAGTAATacttccgttacggtgtcaggTACTACGGCCACAAATAATAAGGGTACTAGTAAGGATAGTATTACTCAGGATACTAAGGgtattattagtactaatactaatactaaggaagCCCCTTTCGGGGCTGAGGGAACTGGTGGCTGTGGACCtcacaccgtaacggaggaagaagaaagtgatgaagatgaagattaTTTTGAAGAATGTATAATATGTAGTGAATCGATGAGAAATGAATTAAAGAATGAAATTGGAATTTTGGATGAATGTTTTCatatattttgttttaaatgtattaaaaCTTGGGCTGACAGGACTAATTTATGTCCTATTTGTAGAAGAGAATTTACTTAcattagaaaaattaacctctattatatacaatatcTTATTGATCATAATAAatctattattaataataatattactactaatacatttttatcaaataattcctccgtaacggtgactggtccaCCAAACAGTAACGGACCTGGTACTAAGGCTACTGAGgttactaatattaatagtactactaatactacgGGTACTACTGGAAAGagagctaattctacagccACGGAGTGTACCAcccctggaaagggagctaattctatgggtaCAGAGTGTACTACGGAGAAAATTCCTAATACTTTtgctgttgtaactaaTTCTAGGGAGTCAGGTACTTTTTCAGTggatactaatactaaggatactacGGGTGccgttggagcaagcaccgtaacgggtGAATTAGAtatatttgaattatttaaatataatataaattctaattCTATAACATCAAACAATTCAACTACAGTTACTGGtggtaaaaaattaatttgtaatagaaagaataaaatatcaagattaaaaaagataattaatgttaatagGAATTGGTATGATTTGATACCATCAAATGTAATAAGAGTACAAAAGAGGAAATTGAAATctgatgaagatgatgaaggTTGTCAGATATGTGGAAATGATGATAACTGGAATCAACAATTATTATGTGATATTTGTGATAAAGGATATCATACATATTGTTTAAATCCACCACTTACTACAATTCCTGAAACTAGTTGGTATTGTCAATTATGTCTATCTAATAGACCAGAACTTTGTAattcttccgttacggtgactggtacCACGGCCAGTACAGTTGTACCTGGTACCAGTAATACCACTACTACTGAAgttactaatactaataataataatactagtactaatactactattactagtagtagtataaataatagaaGTAGTAGAAGTAGTAGGAGAAATAGTGTGGATAGGAATTCTATATCAGATTTGGAAGATGAGAATATGGAAATGagattaaatttactaTCACAAGtttatagaaatttaaataaaactaaacgaactaaaaaatcaaattctTCCGTTATGGTGACTGGTACTACGGGTACTAGTACTGGTACTGGTACTACTAGGAATCGTACTAAGAGTACCAATACTACtcctaatactaataataatactaacAGTAGTAGTAATAAAAGTACTAAGAGTAAAAAGaaatcaaataaaaatcaaaaaacTACCAAATCCAGTACCTCCAGTAACTCCGttagtactagtagtagtagtaggaataatattaataagaTAACAAATGTAGAAGAAATGTATAGcgtaataaataataaaagaattgATGAATTAATACAAGAATCTATTGATACTATTGataattatctaattaataatattaataatactcCAAAAGCTATTACTACTcccggaaagggagctaattaCACTTTTGGTACtaagggaaagggagctaatgacacttttagtactatgggaaagggagctaattttatgggTACAAagtgtactactactaatactagtaataatagtactactaataataatactagAATGAATCTATTTAATACAAGATATCCAAATACTTTTACTACTAATACCAGTACAAGTTATACTAATAGGAACATTAATATGAGGAACAATAGTTTTAATAGAAATTTCAATAGTATGAGGAATAGTAATACAGGAATTAGGAATACTAATTCTATGAgaaataacaattttaccaatagaaataataataattttactaatagaaatattaatacagGCTATACCAATAGgaatactaataatatgagTATGAATGAAATGGATGATAAAAAGTATAcatcatttatatatagatataaaacaataaatgAAGAATATGGTAATTCAACAAgttcaaatattataaataataaaaatgataaatctGAACCACATATTAATGGAAATACTGTTAAATATCTCTTCTAA
- a CDS encoding uncharacterized protein (Tap349h10.p1c.C.cand.229 - score = 23.79), with translation MSEKELCIEKLQKALLKLPKDDLIKLLKNTYQAMKIKHNIPNQVTSKLIQNPNPNNNKSNKSNTKEQCVNKNSRRNLKLTNLNTINKNPQSTNTNTSTPGKGANFTAMECTPGKGANFTAIECTPGKGANSTLMECTTKETPFGAGTKVTNNTVTKDNMDKYGTGINMDDRFINMETFDTMNKDEMEEEEEITFRSQEFQVQVPELDLTLAHEYINSKHSKNIQKNEEKITTPKFSFYQTTTEGPVGTNTNQFTGNPNTITGTGTVNTANRVNSVNLNGTTGTNSTSSTTVGTKVVPFGAGGVNSIGLYGTGMNNVQYLQGYNGMIWTGGPVNFGSLRPVQIIRRPFYPRSRSLQR, from the coding sequence atgagtGAAAAGGAGTTGTGTATAGAAAAGCTTCAAAAAgctttattaaaattaccaaaagatgatttaattaaattacttAAAAATACATACCAAGCaatgaaaattaaacataataTACCAAATCAGGTTACtagtaaattaatacaaaatCCTAAtcctaataataataaatcaaataaatccAATACTAAAGAAcaatgtgtaaataaaaattcaagaagaaatttaaaattaactaatctaaatactattaataaaaatccACAATCaactaatactaatactagtacccctggaaagggagctaattttacagctatggagtgtactcctggaaagggagctaattttacagctataGAGTGTActcctggaaagggagctaattctacccttatggagtgtactactaAGGAAACCCCTTTCGGGGCTGGTACTAAGgttactaataatacagTTACTAAAGATAATATGGATAAGTATGGAACTGGTATAAATATGGATGatagatttattaatatggAAACATTTGATACAATGAATAAAGATGAGATGGAAGAGGAAGAGGAAATAACATTTAGAAGTCAAGAATTTCAAGTTCAAGTACCTGAACTTGATTTAACATTAGCAcatgaatatattaactcGAAACATTCcaaaaatatacaaaaaaatgaagaaaaaattacaacACCCAAATTCTCATTCTATCAGACTACCACCGAGGGACCTGTAGGTACCAATACTAATCAATTCACAGGTAATCCTAATACTATCACTGGTACAGGTACTGTTAACACTGCTAATAGAGTTAACTCAGTCAATCTTAATGGTACTACTGGTACTAATAGCACTAGTAGTACTACTGTTGGTACTAAGGTAGTCCCTTTTGGGGCTGGTGGAGTTAATTCAATTGGTTTATATGGAACTGGAATGAATAATGTACAATATTTACAAGGATATAATGGAATGATTTGGACTGGAGGTCCGGTAAATTTTGGTAGTTTGAGACCAgtacaaattattagaagACCATTTTATCCCAGATCAAGATCATTACAAagataa
- a CDS encoding rDNA dimethyladenosine transferase, putative (Signal peptide predicted for TA07505 by SignalP 2.0 HMM (Signal peptide probability 0.974, signal anchor probability 0.000) with cleavage site probability 0.755 between residues 16 and 17) gives MIIFIIFIILLTFIESFNDSIDNKLKYHYTNIKQSNNNLNNNLDKELKNKFVENVNEELVNNLDRELKSIKYGENVDVYPLEIRKFNSKVPKLPPGEFKYPRNGAFIHLSTVVSYIPTIISSLSHSTLHTHRISSLSGGNFITDLNLMYKMCNSLQHYSEDSGDGSQVIELGCGIGSLTHILYKKYKNMTGTVLDFYNYIAIRPKGTSNYTAIHFKYLVSSLSRSTLCNHRISSLSRSTKRIEIDSRAVSQLSRTLPNLNIINQDVLQMDYKELSNRIGKKLWIIGNLPFYITSQILMCLLDYRKYIDRAVITAQWEVAERLVAPVGSKQYSILSVLTQMFTTPKILFKLSNNVFYPKPKVQSACIHLDFNTSISTKSNSIEGKGANSTAMECTSTNSTNTEDTSNINNIKETPFGVKEVPFGDGRGPDTVMEELKNVMLLREILRITFNQKRKKLKTSLANLLNKYNIKLPENVLELRPQNLSPSNFITLTNYIHKHINLGNSGNLGNSVNSQENTENCKSSENTANSGNSSNLYKNINLIKNNLIENFERIWRKNKHGPKILISDII, from the exons atgattatatttattatatttattatattattaacatttatagaatcttttaat gattccattgataataaattaaaatatcattatacaaatattaaacaatcaaataataatttaaataataatttggataaagaattgaagaataaatttgtagAAAATGTGAATGAAGAATTGGtgaataatttggataGAGAATTGAAGAGTATAAAATATGGAGAAAATGTTGATGTATATCCATTagaaattagaaaatttaattcaaaAGTTCCAAAATTACCACCAGGAGAATTTAAGTATCcccgtaacggtgctt TTATACATTTATCTActgtagttagttatatacctactataattagctccctttcccatagtacactccatacccatagaattagctccctttccgggGGT aattttattactgatttgaatttaatgtataaaatgtgtaattcATTACAACATTATTCTG AGGATTCTGGTGATGGTAGTCAAGTTATTGAATTAGGTTGTGGAATTGGTTCATTAAcacatatattatataaaaaatataaaaatatgacaggtacggtgcttg atttctataattatatagcTATTAGGCCCAAAGGGACTTCTAACTATACAGCTATACACTTCAAGTACTTagttagctccctttcccggaGTACACTCTGTaaccatagaattagctccctttccaggagTACTAAAA GAATAGAAATAGATTCTAGAGCTGTTAGTCAATTAAGTAGAACATTACCAAAtcttaatataattaatcaaGATGTTCTACAA ATGGATTATAAAGAATTGAGTAATAGAATTGGTAAGAAGTTATGGATAATTGGTAATTTACCTTTTTATATAACAAgtcaaatattaatgtgttTATTGGATTATCGTAAGTATATTGACAGGGCTGTAATTACTGCACAATGGGAAGTAGCAGAGAGACTTGTAGCACCTGTTGGATCAAAACAATATTCTATTCTATCTGTACTTACACAAATGTTCACTACACCTAAAATACTCTTCAAACTCTCTAATAACGTTTTTTATCCTAAACCTAAAGTACAATCAGCATGTATACATTTAGATTTCAATACTTCAATTAGTACTAAGAGTAATAGTATtgagggaaagggagctaattctacagccatggagtgtactagtactaatagtactaatactgAGGATActagtaatattaataatattaaggAAACCCCTTTTGGGGTTAAGGAAGTCCCTTTCGGGGATGGCCGTGGACCagacaccgtaatggaagaattaaaaaatgtaatgTTATTAAGAGaaatattaagaataaCATTTAATCAAAAGAGGAAAAAGTTAAAGACAAGTTTGGcaaatttattgaataaatataatataaaattgcCTGAAAATGTACTTGAGTTAAGACCACAAAATTTATCACCATCAAATTTCATAACACTTACAAACTATATACataaacatattaatttggGGAATTCTGGAAATTTAGGAAATTCAGTAAATTCACAAGAAAATACTGAAAATTGTAAAAGTTCTGAAAATACAGCAAATTCCGGAAATTCtagtaatttatataaaaatattaatttaataaaaaataatttaatagaaaattttgaaagAATATGgagaaaaaataaacatggacctaaaatattaatttctgatataatttaa
- a CDS encoding uncharacterized protein (Tap349h10.p1c.C.cand.226 - score = 45.91), whose amino-acid sequence MIDKSKKTPNAAKIADNLNDLCKKLNNAIIRKKDKYLWNFYSYLYLKLGKFIEIYNKCCILRSQLEDLAPNLLDSGNSKLFSKIADISHTSSIILSKFQSITNLSNNNQLNSTNQSNTNLSSTNQLNSTNQSIGNTNYEGIILPPSVSYNNVTIDKNHNFNDNNTNNLDEIKDSLDEFENWANFDDFNTNLNVNLGDSIEKCESSQSDRAIGYEKAIESSKYTKESKIPKDSKYTKESDRVVGSKKAIESSKFKESKIPKESKYTKDSKYTTTGKGANFMGMECTMGKGANFTAMECTTGKGANFTAMECTSGKGANSTLMECTMGKGATGSENAIESSKLEKLQLEKLESEKLNRKMMELEIEREELKLQQLKLKYQLQTNTNLISTNTFPQNQQNPLSQQSQQNLQNQQSLMNLQNPLYGNLFYGENLLYGNTFDILKELMIGNDIEPLWRIENDGGLSNYLGDYAINGKNIIKTNKYSLEFNTNQLNYDTFILNLRIKLQIFINISSIELYYQDGSSVTVLGQSDTNTTNNLTTSSNNTTKYPTIGPSTVMEDTRKGANSMVTECTPGKGANSMGMECNTTNSNSSTRGENINSSWSKHRNGIIEKNMNIELMKLKEFPKLIIKCIENDGNINKLEMKIPIGIFQCVIPLEYNIQKFINVWNIINNNKIRIFVWKKYININEIINILEKYFSIKFINGIILISGYANDIILGNIIIKNNSLIVIQLKSKSNILINSIMDILKEMFSTLNNTFDYNIYQYVLKHIKQLPINYQSNIKYTNIKHY is encoded by the exons atgattGACAAGTCTAAAAAAACTCCAAATGCAGCCAAAATTGCTGATAATCTTAATGATTTATGTAAAAAACTTAATAATGCAATTATACGTAAAAAAG ATAAGTATTTATGGAATTTTTACAGTTATTTAT atttgaaattaggaaaatttattgaaatatataataaatgttgTATATTAAGATCACAATTAGAAGATTTAGCaccaaatttattagattctggaaattctaaattattttctaaaatcGCTGATATTTCACATACTTCcagtataatattatctaaatttCAATCTATCACTAATctatcaaataataatcaaCTCAATAGTACTAATCAATCAAATACTAATCTATCAAGTACTAATCAACTCAATAGTACTAATCAATCAATTGGTAATACAAATTATGAAGGAATAATATTACCACCTTCTGTATcttataataatgtaacAATAGATAAAAATCACAATTTTAACGATAACAAcactaataatttggatgAAATTAAAGATAGTTTGGATGAATTTGAAAACTGGGCGAATTTTGatgattttaatactaatttaaatgtaaaCTTAGGAGATTCTATAGAAAAATGTGAAAGTTCACAATCTGATAGAGCTATTGGATATGAAAAGGCTATAGAATCTTCCAAATATACTAAGGAATCTAAAATACCTAAGGATTCTAAATATACTAAGGAATCTGATAGAGTTGTTGGATCTAAAAAGGCTATAGAATCTTCTAAATTCAAAGAATCTAAAATACCTAAGGAATCCAAATATACTAAGGATTCTAAATATACTACCactggaaagggagctaattttatgggtatggagtgtactatgggaaagggagctaattttacagctatggagtgtactaccggaaagggagctaattttacagctatggagtgtacctctggaaagggagctaattctacccttatggagtgtactatgggaaagggagctacTGGATCTGAAAATGCTATAGAATCTTCTAAATTGGAGAAATTACAATTGGAAAAATTGGAATCGGAGAAATTGAATAGAAAAATGATGGAATTAGAAATAGAAAGAGAAGAATTGAAATTacaacaattaaaattaaaatatcaattaCAAACAAATACAAATCTCATTTCCACTAATACTTTTCCACAAAACCAACAGAATCCATTGAGTCAACAGAGTCAACAGAATCTACAGAACCAACAGAGTCTAATGAACTTACAAAATCCATTGTATGGAAATCTATTCTATGGAGAGAATCTATTGTATGGAAATACATTTGATATATTGAAAGAATTAATGATTGGTAATGATATAGAACCATTATGGCGTATAGAGAATGATGGTGGATTAAGTAATTATTTAGGAGATTACGCTATAAATggtaaaaatataataaaaacgaataaatattcattgGAATTTAATACAAATCAATTGAATTACGatacttttatattaaatttaagaatcaaattacaaatttttattaatatttcttcaatagaattatattatcaagatggttcttccgttacggtgcttggtcaatCGGATAccaatactactaataacCTAACTACCAGTAGtaataatactactaagTATCCTACCATaggaccaagcaccgtaatggagGATACCcgaaagggagctaattctatggttACAGAGTGTAcccctggaaagggagctaattctatgggtatggagtgtaatactactaatagtaatagtagtaCTAGGGGTgagaatattaatagtagttggagcaagcaccgtaacggaataatagaaaaaaatatgaatatagaattaatgaaattaaaagaatttccaaaattgataataaaatgtatagaAAATGATGggaatataaataaattagaaatgAAAATACCAATAGGAATATTTCAATGTGTAATACCattagaatataatatacaaaaatttataaatgtatggaatataataaataataataaaatacgTATATTTGTatggaaaaaatatataaatataaatgaaataataaatatacttgaaaaatatttcagtataaaatttattaatggaATTATATTAATCAGTGGATATGCAAATGATATAATATTAGGAAATATAAtcataaaaaataatagtttaatagtaatacaattaaaatctaAATCTAATATTCTAATCAATTCTATTATGgatattttaaaagaaaTGTTCTctacattaaataatacatttgattataatatttatcaatatgttttaaaacatattaaacaattaCCAATCAATTATCAATccaatattaaatataccaatataaaacattattaa